A single region of the Acidobacteriota bacterium genome encodes:
- the modB gene encoding molybdate ABC transporter permease subunit — MDLPELGPLWLSLQLAASATAVLLVLGTPLAWWLSGTRSRLKPVVEAVTALPLVLPPTVLGFYLLLLMSPRSWLGGLWVAVTDTTLTFSFAGLLVASVIYSLPFMVQPLQAAFESLGRGPLEAAASLRASPLDAFLTVAAPLSLRGFLTAAVLTFAHTIGEFGVVLMVGGNIPGKTRVISIAIYEHVETLRYAEAHTLAAGLLVFAFVVLLFVYVFNRRLPVHVA; from the coding sequence ATGGACCTGCCCGAACTCGGCCCGCTGTGGCTCAGCCTGCAACTCGCGGCATCGGCGACAGCGGTACTGCTGGTGCTCGGAACGCCGCTTGCCTGGTGGCTGTCCGGTACCCGATCGCGGCTGAAGCCGGTGGTCGAGGCGGTGACTGCGCTTCCGCTGGTGCTGCCGCCGACCGTGCTTGGCTTCTACCTCCTGCTGTTGATGAGCCCCCGGTCCTGGCTGGGCGGACTCTGGGTCGCGGTCACGGACACGACGCTTACGTTCTCGTTCGCCGGGCTGCTCGTGGCCTCCGTCATCTACTCGCTGCCGTTCATGGTGCAGCCGCTCCAGGCCGCGTTCGAGTCGCTGGGCCGCGGTCCTCTGGAAGCGGCCGCTTCGCTCCGCGCGTCGCCGCTCGATGCCTTCCTGACGGTCGCCGCGCCGCTGTCGCTGCGCGGTTTCCTGACCGCGGCCGTGCTGACCTTCGCCCACACGATCGGCGAGTTCGGCGTCGTGCTGATGGTCGGCGGGAACATCCCGGGCAAGACACGGGTCATCTCGATCGCGATCTACGAGCACGTCGAGACGCTGCGCTACGCGGAGGCGCACACGCTCGCGGCCGGTCTGCTGGTGTTCGCGTTCGTCGTGCTCCTGTTCGTCTACGTCTTCAACCGGAGGCTGCCGGTTCATGTCGCCTGA
- the modC gene encoding molybdenum ABC transporter ATP-binding protein, translated as MSPDREGTTLEVDVQVAFDGFDLQVEQAIPAAGVTAVFGPSGSGKTTLLRSLLGFETESRGRIALNGEVWLDSRAGVAVSPHRRPVGCTFQDGRLFPHLDVAGNLRYADRRSAEASAVSIIHDDVVDALDLEPLLDRRPHTLSGGERQRAALGRALLSRPRLLLLDEPLSALDRRRKAEIMPYLLALHPRFGIPTLYVSHAVDEVALLADRILVLSEGRVQAFGGTVEVLEQLDLAPLTERFQAAAVLEARVSSHDDEYRLTWLDVDGQRISVPRIEHLAVGESARLLVRSRDVSLATERPSPTSIRNVLSGVLVALHQDEATAFAEATVDLGSHRLRARITRASAAELGLAVGSPVFALLKSVSLDTRAGRS; from the coding sequence ATGTCGCCTGACCGTGAAGGCACGACCCTCGAGGTCGACGTTCAGGTCGCCTTCGACGGCTTCGATCTCCAGGTTGAGCAGGCGATCCCGGCGGCCGGCGTGACCGCTGTGTTCGGGCCTTCGGGGAGCGGCAAGACGACCCTCCTGAGATCGCTGCTCGGGTTCGAGACGGAGAGCCGCGGCCGCATCGCCCTGAACGGCGAGGTGTGGCTCGACAGCCGGGCCGGAGTCGCGGTGTCGCCGCACCGCCGCCCCGTCGGTTGCACGTTCCAGGATGGACGGTTGTTCCCCCACCTGGATGTCGCCGGCAATCTGCGCTACGCCGATCGACGAAGCGCCGAGGCGAGCGCGGTGTCGATCATCCACGACGACGTCGTGGATGCCCTGGATCTGGAGCCGCTTCTCGACCGGCGGCCCCACACGCTTTCCGGCGGTGAGCGCCAGCGGGCGGCCTTGGGCCGGGCGCTGCTCAGCCGGCCGCGCCTGCTGCTGCTCGACGAGCCCCTCTCGGCGCTCGACCGGCGCCGCAAGGCGGAGATCATGCCGTACCTCCTGGCTTTACATCCGCGTTTCGGCATCCCGACCCTCTACGTGAGTCACGCGGTGGATGAAGTGGCGCTCCTGGCGGACCGCATCCTGGTCCTTTCCGAAGGCCGCGTACAGGCCTTCGGCGGCACGGTCGAAGTCCTCGAACAACTAGACTTGGCACCGCTTACCGAGCGCTTCCAGGCCGCGGCCGTGCTGGAGGCGCGGGTCAGCTCCCATGACGACGAGTACCGCCTGACCTGGCTCGACGTGGACGGCCAGCGGATCAGCGTGCCCCGGATCGAGCACCTCGCGGTCGGCGAGTCGGCACGGCTGCTGGTGCGCTCCCGCGATGTCTCGCTCGCCACCGAACGGCCGTCGCCGACCAGCATCCGCAACGTGCTGTCCGGCGTTCTGGTCGCGTTGCACCAGGACGAAGCGACCGCCTTCGCCGAAGCGACGGTCGATCTCGGTTCGCACCGGCTACGGGCGCGCATCACCCGGGCGTCGGCGGCGGAACTCGGCCTCGCGGTCGGTTCGCCGGTTTTCGCGCTGCTCAAGAGCGTCAGCCTGGACACGCGGGCCGGACGCTCCTGA
- a CDS encoding pitrilysin family protein, translated as MKSKRALTLTTCLLLWLAVALPAAAQDLPDGATKVASVEGITEYQLENGLRFLLFPDQSKQQITVNITYLVGSRHEGYGETGMAHLLEHLVFKGTPNHPDIPAELTEHGAFPNGTTWFDRTNYFETFPATDENLEWALDLEADRMVNSFISAEDLESEMTVVRNEWERGENQPMGVLRKRVMSAAFDWHNYGNSTIGARADLENVPIERLQAFYRKYYQPDNAILVVAGRFEVERALELVAEKFGRIPRPDRTGANQLFDTYTAEPAQDGERTVTLRRVGDTQLVMAVYHVPPGAHEQYAAIEVLSHILGVEPAGRLYRNLVEPGLAAAVFASALQLNEPGVLMANVMVREQDSLEEAAEVLFATLDEVAAEPPSEEEVERAKRDYLSRIELAFNDPQRIALDLSEWASMGDWRLFFLHRDRLEKVTAEGVHEVAQTYLRDSNRTVGYFHPTDETPERAEIPEPPDVAALVADYAGREAVAEGEAFDPTPANIDRRTRLVDLSNGVKVALLPKQTRGESVSVYLGFRHGTEEALMGRSTAGDLAGSMLMRGTRQRSRQEISDELDRLKAQGGVGGNALIVTGTFTTVREHLVDVLRLAGEILREPAFDAKEFDLLREERLAAIENQRSEPMAQVPMAMNRHFNRWPVDHPRYSPTFDEQTERLNGVTVEETREFWSSFYGAEGGTIAVVGDFDPDEVAGVLEELFGDWRAAEPYERVADPHHEVETVSTDLETPDKTNAMMMAATSFSMRDDDEDYPALVMANYMLGGGFLSSRLATRIRQEEGLSYGVGSQIAAPPLDDSALFMTYAIFAPENADKVVAAFRAEVGKALEGGFTEEEFEVARRGYLDAQQNGRSRDAALATTLHNNLFTGRTMAFVAAQEQAIAELTLDEVNEALRKYISLEKVSIFRGGDFANKLSQ; from the coding sequence ATGAAGTCGAAACGCGCCCTGACCCTGACCACCTGTCTGTTGCTCTGGTTGGCGGTCGCTCTGCCGGCTGCGGCCCAGGACTTGCCGGACGGCGCCACGAAGGTCGCCTCGGTGGAGGGAATCACCGAGTACCAGTTGGAGAACGGGCTTCGATTCCTCCTGTTCCCGGACCAGAGCAAGCAGCAGATCACGGTGAACATCACCTACCTGGTCGGCTCGCGCCACGAGGGCTACGGCGAGACGGGGATGGCGCACCTGCTGGAGCACCTGGTGTTCAAGGGAACGCCGAACCACCCGGACATTCCCGCCGAGCTGACGGAGCACGGCGCTTTTCCGAATGGGACGACCTGGTTCGACCGGACGAACTACTTCGAGACCTTCCCGGCGACGGACGAGAACCTGGAGTGGGCGCTCGACCTGGAGGCGGACCGGATGGTCAACTCCTTCATCTCGGCCGAGGACCTCGAGTCCGAGATGACGGTCGTGCGCAACGAGTGGGAGCGGGGCGAGAACCAGCCGATGGGCGTGCTCCGCAAGCGCGTCATGTCCGCCGCCTTCGATTGGCACAACTACGGAAACTCGACGATCGGCGCACGGGCGGACCTCGAGAACGTGCCGATCGAGCGGTTACAGGCCTTCTATCGGAAGTACTACCAGCCGGACAACGCGATCCTGGTCGTCGCCGGGCGGTTCGAGGTCGAGCGGGCGCTGGAACTCGTAGCGGAGAAGTTCGGCCGCATTCCGCGGCCGGACCGAACCGGCGCGAACCAGCTCTTCGACACGTACACCGCCGAGCCGGCCCAGGACGGCGAGCGGACGGTGACGCTGCGGCGCGTCGGCGACACACAGCTCGTGATGGCCGTCTACCACGTGCCGCCGGGCGCGCACGAACAGTACGCTGCGATCGAGGTGCTCAGCCACATCCTGGGCGTGGAGCCTGCGGGCCGCCTGTACAGGAACCTGGTCGAGCCGGGACTGGCGGCGGCGGTCTTCGCGTCCGCTCTTCAACTGAACGAGCCGGGCGTGCTGATGGCCAACGTGATGGTCCGGGAGCAGGACTCGCTGGAGGAGGCGGCCGAGGTGCTGTTCGCCACTCTGGACGAGGTCGCGGCCGAGCCGCCCAGCGAGGAAGAGGTCGAGCGCGCCAAGCGGGACTACCTCTCGCGCATCGAACTCGCGTTCAACGATCCCCAGCGGATCGCGCTCGACCTCAGCGAGTGGGCGTCGATGGGGGACTGGCGGCTGTTCTTCCTCCACCGCGACCGGTTGGAGAAGGTCACGGCGGAGGGAGTCCACGAGGTCGCGCAGACCTACCTGCGCGATTCGAACCGAACGGTCGGGTACTTCCATCCGACGGACGAGACGCCGGAGCGGGCCGAGATCCCCGAGCCGCCGGACGTCGCGGCGCTGGTCGCCGACTACGCCGGGCGCGAGGCGGTCGCCGAGGGCGAGGCGTTCGATCCGACGCCGGCGAACATCGACCGCCGCACGCGGCTGGTCGACCTCTCGAACGGCGTCAAGGTCGCCCTGCTCCCGAAGCAGACCCGCGGCGAGTCGGTGAGCGTCTACCTGGGCTTTCGCCACGGAACCGAGGAAGCGCTCATGGGGCGTTCCACGGCCGGCGACCTCGCCGGATCCATGCTGATGCGCGGTACGAGGCAGCGCTCGCGGCAGGAGATCAGCGACGAACTGGATCGTCTCAAGGCGCAGGGCGGCGTGGGCGGCAACGCGTTGATCGTGACCGGTACCTTTACGACCGTCCGGGAGCATCTGGTCGACGTCCTGCGCCTCGCGGGCGAGATCCTGCGTGAACCGGCTTTCGACGCGAAGGAGTTCGACCTCCTGCGCGAGGAGCGTCTGGCGGCGATCGAGAACCAACGGTCCGAGCCGATGGCCCAGGTGCCGATGGCGATGAACAGGCACTTCAACCGCTGGCCCGTCGATCATCCCCGGTACTCGCCGACGTTCGACGAGCAGACTGAGCGCCTGAATGGGGTCACGGTCGAGGAGACGAGGGAGTTCTGGTCTTCCTTCTACGGCGCCGAAGGCGGCACGATCGCCGTGGTCGGCGACTTCGACCCGGACGAGGTCGCGGGCGTGCTCGAGGAGTTGTTCGGAGACTGGCGGGCCGCGGAGCCTTACGAGCGTGTCGCCGATCCGCACCACGAAGTCGAGACGGTGAGCACCGACCTTGAGACTCCGGACAAGACGAACGCGATGATGATGGCGGCGACGAGCTTCTCCATGCGCGACGACGACGAGGACTATCCGGCACTGGTCATGGCGAACTACATGCTGGGCGGCGGCTTCCTGAGTTCGCGTCTTGCCACGAGGATCCGCCAGGAGGAAGGTCTGTCGTACGGCGTCGGGTCGCAGATTGCGGCGCCGCCGCTCGATGACAGCGCGCTGTTCATGACCTACGCCATCTTCGCTCCCGAGAACGCCGACAAGGTGGTCGCCGCTTTCCGCGCCGAAGTGGGGAAGGCGCTCGAAGGCGGCTTTACCGAGGAGGAGTTCGAGGTCGCCCGGCGGGGTTACCTGGACGCGCAGCAGAACGGTCGGTCTCGGGATGCGGCGCTCGCGACGACGCTCCACAACAACCTCTTCACCGGCCGTACGATGGCGTTCGTGGCGGCCCAGGAGCAGGCGATAGCCGAACTGACGCTGGACGAGGTGAACGAGGCGCTGCGGAAGTACATCTCGCTTGAGAAGGTCTCGATCTTCCGCGGCGGGGACTTCGCCAACAAGCTGAGTCAGTAG
- a CDS encoding acetoacetate--CoA ligase, whose protein sequence is MNRDDTLWRPNAAQVETCNLTGYLRWLESEWNLRFAGYDELWRWSVTDLEAFWGSIADYFDVRFRVPPERVIPNRAMPGASWFPGAELNYAEYALAHEGGAPALICRGETSERREFSRDDLRREVGAVRAGLRRLGVGAGDRVVAYLPNDAEAVIAFLATASLGAIWSSCPPEFGVESVLDRFRQIEPKVLIGVDCYTYNGRAYDRGPDLDRIVGSLPTLRAAVVVQPAVGTSADTNGSPRRLSWQELTADRDELVFEPVPFDHPLWILYSSGTTGLPKAIVQGHGGILVEHLKQLALHTDLGVGDRFFWYTTTGWMMWNYLVSGLLLGTTVVLYDGSPGWPDLLTLYRLADEEAVTCFGVSAPFLMACRAAGLEPGKQFGFDALRAIGSTGAPLPAEGFDWVYEHVKSDVWLGSLSGGTDVCTGFVGPNPHQPVRRGRIQCRSLGAKVEAFDESGHAVTGQVGELVITEPLPSMPLFFWNDDSGERYRESYFDHWPGVWRHGDWIEFDEDGSSVIWGRSDSTLNRGGVRMGTAEFYRAAAELPEVEDCVIVDTGSLDREGKLWLFVVLAEGIALDAALAGRIRRHLRTRLSPRHGPDEIRAIPEVPTTLSGKKLEVPIKRILAGEPVENAVNIGTLKNPESIGALVATL, encoded by the coding sequence GTGAACCGCGACGACACGCTCTGGCGGCCGAATGCGGCGCAGGTCGAGACCTGCAACCTGACCGGCTATCTGCGCTGGCTGGAGAGCGAGTGGAATCTGCGCTTCGCCGGCTACGACGAACTCTGGCGCTGGTCCGTCACCGATCTCGAGGCGTTCTGGGGCTCGATCGCCGACTACTTCGACGTCAGGTTTCGTGTACCGCCCGAGCGTGTGATCCCCAATCGTGCGATGCCCGGCGCAAGCTGGTTTCCCGGCGCCGAACTGAACTACGCCGAGTATGCGCTCGCCCACGAAGGGGGCGCGCCGGCGCTGATCTGTCGTGGCGAGACGAGCGAGCGGCGCGAGTTCAGCCGCGACGACCTGCGTCGCGAAGTCGGTGCCGTGAGGGCGGGTCTCCGCCGCCTCGGCGTCGGCGCCGGCGACCGTGTGGTCGCCTACCTTCCGAACGACGCGGAAGCGGTGATCGCCTTCCTCGCCACCGCGAGTCTGGGCGCGATCTGGTCGAGCTGTCCGCCCGAGTTCGGGGTCGAAAGCGTGCTCGACCGCTTCCGGCAGATCGAGCCGAAGGTGCTGATCGGTGTCGATTGCTACACGTACAACGGCCGCGCGTACGACCGCGGCCCCGACCTGGACCGGATCGTCGGTTCGCTACCGACGCTCCGCGCGGCGGTCGTGGTGCAGCCCGCCGTCGGCACATCCGCCGACACGAACGGCTCCCCGCGACGCCTGTCCTGGCAGGAGCTCACCGCCGACCGCGACGAACTCGTCTTCGAGCCCGTGCCCTTCGACCACCCGCTCTGGATCCTCTACTCGTCCGGAACTACCGGGCTGCCGAAGGCGATCGTCCAGGGCCACGGCGGCATCCTCGTCGAGCACCTGAAGCAACTCGCGCTGCACACCGATCTGGGCGTCGGCGACCGGTTCTTCTGGTACACGACGACCGGTTGGATGATGTGGAACTACCTCGTCTCGGGGCTGCTCCTGGGCACGACCGTCGTGCTCTACGACGGGTCGCCCGGCTGGCCCGACCTCCTGACGCTCTACCGCCTGGCAGACGAGGAAGCGGTGACCTGCTTCGGCGTCAGCGCGCCCTTCCTGATGGCCTGCCGGGCGGCCGGTCTCGAACCCGGCAAGCAGTTCGGCTTCGACGCTCTGCGCGCCATCGGCTCGACCGGTGCGCCGCTGCCGGCCGAGGGCTTTGACTGGGTCTACGAACACGTCAAGTCCGACGTCTGGCTCGGCTCGCTGTCCGGCGGCACGGATGTCTGCACCGGCTTCGTGGGCCCGAACCCCCACCAACCGGTCCGCCGCGGCCGCATCCAGTGCCGCTCCCTCGGCGCAAAGGTCGAGGCCTTCGACGAGAGCGGCCACGCGGTGACCGGCCAGGTCGGCGAACTCGTGATCACCGAGCCGCTGCCGTCCATGCCGCTCTTCTTCTGGAACGATGACTCCGGCGAGCGGTACCGCGAGAGCTACTTCGATCACTGGCCGGGCGTCTGGCGCCACGGCGACTGGATCGAGTTCGACGAAGACGGCAGCTCCGTCATCTGGGGCCGCTCCGACTCGACGCTCAACCGCGGCGGCGTCCGGATGGGCACGGCCGAGTTCTACCGCGCCGCCGCCGAGCTGCCGGAAGTCGAGGACTGCGTGATCGTCGACACGGGCAGCCTCGATCGCGAGGGCAAGCTGTGGCTGTTCGTTGTCCTGGCCGAGGGCATCGCCCTCGACGCGGCGCTCGCCGGCCGCATCCGCCGGCATCTGCGCACCCGGCTCTCGCCCCGTCACGGACCGGACGAGATCCGGGCGATCCCGGAGGTGCCAACGACCCTCTCCGGCAAGAAACTCGAGGTGCCGATCAAGCGCATCCTTGCCGGCGAGCCCGTGGAGAACGCCGTCAACATCGGGACACTGAAGAACCCGGAGTCGATCGGCGCCCTGGTCGCGACGCTGTAG
- a CDS encoding DoxX family protein has product MKHLPLIARILLGLMFVFGGVTGLLELAEPEMGEEATAFMGAIMDTGYLWPVLKVTEIVCGVLLILGVFVPLALVVLAPVVLNILLFHVFLEPSGVAIGLFLLVLGLYTAHQHRESFSGVLKRKA; this is encoded by the coding sequence ATGAAGCATCTTCCGCTCATTGCGCGCATTCTGCTGGGGCTGATGTTCGTGTTCGGCGGCGTGACCGGCCTGCTCGAACTGGCGGAGCCCGAGATGGGAGAGGAGGCGACGGCCTTCATGGGCGCGATCATGGACACCGGCTACCTGTGGCCGGTCCTCAAGGTGACCGAGATCGTCTGCGGCGTCCTGCTGATCCTTGGGGTGTTCGTGCCGCTGGCCCTCGTCGTGCTGGCCCCGGTCGTGCTCAACATCCTGCTCTTCCACGTTTTCCTGGAGCCTTCCGGCGTGGCCATCGGCCTGTTCTTGCTGGTGCTGGGCCTCTACACGGCCCACCAGCATCGGGAGAGCTTCAGCGGCGTCCTGAAGCGCAAGGCCTGA
- a CDS encoding PQQ-binding-like beta-propeller repeat protein: MVAHCKGRVVTAASFALVFATTLAVAASDNWPSFRGNGADGTGTGSPPATWNVETGENILFRVSVPGLGHSSPVVWEDRLFLTSAVPDGAEASLKVGLYGDGTPVEGEPPQRFQVLAFDKQTGELLWERTAFQGTPAIKRHTKASHTNSTPATDGKVLVAFFGSEGLHAYDLDGTPLWNRQFGVLDSGPYDFPTYEWGFASSPILHDDRVIIQVDILSQSFVAVLDAATGEDVWRKTREEVATWSTPAVFPRQDGRHQVVLNGYRHIGGYDVDTGEELWRLEGGGDIPVPTPIRAGDGPILITNAHGRLKPIYAIDPDAEGKLDPDHDAMVWFHERLGNYMQTPIVVGDLAYFCYDNGVVTVVDWTTGERLTQKRLGRGASGFSASAVAAGGRIYFNSEVGDVYVIEPGPELNEIAVNELGETLMATPAISDGVIYFRARRHLVAVGAGP, translated from the coding sequence ATGGTGGCTCACTGCAAGGGAAGGGTGGTCACGGCCGCGTCGTTCGCGCTAGTTTTCGCGACGACTCTGGCCGTGGCCGCCTCGGACAACTGGCCCTCCTTCCGCGGCAACGGGGCGGACGGCACGGGCACCGGATCGCCGCCCGCGACCTGGAACGTCGAGACCGGCGAGAACATCCTGTTTCGAGTATCCGTGCCCGGCCTCGGACACTCGAGTCCCGTCGTCTGGGAGGACCGCCTCTTCCTGACCTCGGCGGTTCCGGACGGCGCCGAAGCCTCGCTCAAGGTTGGGCTCTACGGCGACGGCACACCGGTCGAAGGTGAGCCGCCCCAGCGCTTCCAGGTGCTGGCCTTCGACAAGCAGACCGGCGAACTCCTGTGGGAACGCACGGCATTCCAGGGTACGCCCGCGATCAAGCGGCACACGAAGGCGTCGCACACGAACTCCACGCCCGCGACCGACGGCAAGGTCCTCGTGGCCTTCTTCGGCTCGGAAGGACTTCACGCCTACGACCTCGACGGAACGCCGTTGTGGAACCGGCAGTTCGGCGTGCTCGACTCGGGGCCCTACGACTTCCCCACCTACGAGTGGGGGTTCGCCAGTTCGCCGATCCTCCACGACGACCGGGTGATCATCCAGGTCGACATCCTCAGTCAGTCCTTCGTTGCCGTTCTCGATGCGGCAACCGGAGAGGACGTCTGGCGGAAGACACGCGAGGAGGTCGCCACCTGGAGCACGCCCGCCGTCTTCCCGCGCCAAGACGGCCGACACCAGGTCGTGCTGAACGGCTATCGCCACATCGGCGGCTACGACGTCGACACCGGTGAAGAACTGTGGCGCCTGGAAGGCGGCGGCGACATCCCGGTACCCACGCCGATCCGGGCCGGCGACGGTCCGATCCTGATCACCAACGCCCACGGCCGGCTGAAGCCGATCTATGCGATCGATCCGGATGCCGAGGGCAAGCTCGATCCCGACCACGACGCGATGGTCTGGTTCCACGAACGGCTCGGGAACTACATGCAGACGCCGATCGTGGTCGGCGATCTCGCCTACTTCTGCTACGACAACGGCGTCGTCACCGTCGTCGACTGGACGACCGGCGAACGCCTGACCCAGAAGCGCCTGGGACGCGGCGCCTCCGGCTTCAGCGCTTCGGCGGTCGCCGCCGGTGGACGCATCTACTTCAACAGCGAGGTCGGAGACGTCTACGTGATCGAGCCAGGTCCTGAACTCAACGAGATCGCGGTCAACGAGCTGGGTGAAACCCTGATGGCGACGCCCGCCATCTCGGACGGCGTTATCTACTTCAGGGCGCGCCGGCACCTGGTCGCCGTCGGCGCGGGTCCGTAG
- a CDS encoding PQQ-binding-like beta-propeller repeat protein, with protein MKTQATSLRIRRLLGPAALVAATAVPIAASDNWPSFRGQGADGNGTGTPPATWNVESGENVLFRVAVPGLGHSSPVIWGDRLFLTSSVPEGEEASLRVGLYGDIAPVVGEPPQRYVVLAYDKRSGELLWQQTAFEGTPAIKRHTKASHTNSTPATDGELLVVFFGSEGLHAYDLDGKPLWNRQFGVLDSGYFVVKTAQWGFASSPLVHDGRVIIQVDVQGDSFLAALDARTGEETWRTGRDEIPTWSTPAVFPRGDGGRQIVVNGYRHIGGYDFDTGEELWRLEGGGDIPVPTPIRAGGDGPILITSAHGPMRPIYAIDPDAAGGIDPTHEAMLWFHERLGNYMQTPIVVGDLAYFGFDNGVVTVVDWKSGERVGQKRLGRGASGFTASPVAAGGRIYMNSEDGDVYVIETGEELKEIAINELGETLMATPAISDGVIYFRGRRHLIAVGAGS; from the coding sequence ATGAAGACGCAAGCCACCTCACTGAGGATCCGACGCCTGCTGGGCCCGGCCGCGCTCGTTGCCGCAACCGCGGTCCCGATCGCCGCCTCGGACAACTGGCCGTCATTCCGCGGCCAGGGCGCTGACGGCAACGGCACCGGAACGCCGCCCGCCACATGGAACGTGGAGAGCGGCGAGAACGTCCTCTTCCGCGTCGCCGTACCGGGTCTCGGGCACTCGAGTCCCGTAATCTGGGGCGACCGCCTGTTCCTGACCTCATCCGTGCCCGAAGGCGAGGAGGCGTCGCTCAGGGTCGGGCTCTACGGCGACATTGCACCTGTCGTGGGCGAGCCGCCGCAGCGCTACGTCGTGCTGGCGTACGACAAGCGAAGCGGCGAACTTCTCTGGCAGCAAACGGCCTTCGAAGGCACGCCGGCGATCAAGCGCCACACCAAGGCGTCGCACACGAACTCGACGCCGGCGACCGACGGCGAGCTGCTGGTCGTCTTCTTCGGTTCGGAGGGGCTCCACGCCTACGACCTGGACGGCAAGCCGCTGTGGAACCGGCAGTTCGGCGTGCTCGACTCGGGCTACTTCGTGGTCAAGACCGCGCAATGGGGCTTCGCGAGTTCGCCCCTGGTCCACGATGGCCGCGTGATCATCCAGGTCGACGTGCAGGGCGACTCCTTCCTGGCGGCGCTCGACGCCAGGACGGGCGAGGAGACTTGGCGCACCGGGCGCGACGAGATTCCGACCTGGAGCACCCCGGCGGTCTTTCCCCGTGGCGACGGCGGCCGCCAGATCGTCGTCAACGGGTACAGGCACATCGGCGGCTACGACTTCGACACCGGAGAGGAGCTGTGGCGTCTCGAGGGCGGCGGCGACATCCCGGTGCCGACGCCGATCAGGGCCGGGGGCGACGGTCCGATACTCATCACCAGCGCCCACGGGCCCATGCGACCGATCTACGCGATCGACCCCGACGCCGCGGGCGGCATCGACCCCACACACGAAGCGATGCTCTGGTTCCACGAACGGCTTGGGAACTACATGCAGACGCCGATCGTCGTTGGCGATCTCGCCTACTTCGGTTTCGACAACGGCGTCGTCACCGTCGTCGACTGGAAGAGCGGCGAACGCGTCGGCCAGAAACGCCTGGGACGCGGTGCCTCCGGCTTCACCGCCTCGCCCGTCGCCGCCGGCGGCCGTATCTACATGAACAGCGAGGACGGCGATGTCTACGTCATCGAGACGGGCGAAGAGCTGAAGGAGATCGCGATCAACGAACTCGGTGAGACCCTGATGGCGACGCCGGCGATCTCGGACGGCGTCATCTACTTCCGGGGCCGCCGCCACCTGATCGCGGTCGGCGCGGGCTCGTAA
- a CDS encoding histone deacetylase has protein sequence MSVFWDPRCDVHTVPRGFPERPERLQLALPYLRERGWDLVEADQDAGAGGMAGQARRLAALVHDPAYIARMEEAVAAVAASAEQGNFPLRPTRMLDTNDNPLSPGTADAAWAAVDAALAAGDHAMLGAGHRAMSVTRPPGHHCERDRAMGFCYLNQVAILAQGLIDVHGVERVAILDFDVHHGNGTQHLFDHRADVAYLSVHQYPFYPGTGAAKERGIGEGEGTTVNAPLPAGSGDDVYSEVMDDVLLPAVRSFAPDVLLVSAGFDPWRNDPLAGMELTDAAFLRFGSLLAELAEEVCEGRLVSVLEGGYDLAALPRLIDVYLRGTVGETLN, from the coding sequence ATGAGCGTCTTCTGGGACCCGCGTTGTGACGTGCATACGGTGCCAAGGGGATTCCCGGAGCGGCCGGAGCGTCTGCAGCTTGCCCTGCCCTACCTGAGAGAACGCGGCTGGGACCTGGTGGAGGCAGATCAGGACGCAGGGGCCGGTGGAATGGCAGGGCAGGCCCGCCGGCTCGCGGCGCTCGTCCACGACCCGGCGTACATCGCGCGGATGGAGGAGGCGGTCGCCGCCGTGGCGGCTTCGGCGGAGCAGGGGAACTTCCCGCTGCGACCGACGCGGATGCTCGACACGAACGACAACCCGCTCTCGCCGGGGACGGCCGATGCCGCCTGGGCCGCGGTGGATGCCGCGCTCGCCGCGGGCGACCACGCGATGCTGGGCGCCGGTCACCGGGCGATGAGTGTCACCCGGCCGCCCGGGCACCATTGCGAGCGGGACCGGGCGATGGGCTTCTGCTACCTGAACCAGGTCGCGATCCTGGCGCAGGGTCTGATCGACGTCCATGGCGTCGAGCGCGTCGCGATCCTGGACTTCGACGTCCATCACGGCAACGGCACGCAGCACCTGTTCGACCATCGCGCGGACGTCGCCTACCTGAGCGTCCATCAGTATCCGTTCTATCCGGGCACGGGAGCGGCAAAGGAGCGGGGCATCGGCGAGGGCGAGGGCACGACGGTCAACGCACCGCTGCCGGCCGGCAGCGGCGACGATGTTTACAGTGAGGTCATGGACGACGTGCTGCTGCCGGCGGTGCGGTCGTTCGCTCCGGACGTGCTGCTGGTGTCGGCGGGTTTCGATCCCTGGCGGAACGATCCACTCGCGGGAATGGAGCTGACGGACGCCGCCTTTCTTCGGTTCGGCTCCCTGCTGGCCGAACTGGCCGAGGAGGTCTGCGAGGGCCGGCTCGTCTCGGTGCTCGAGGGCGGCTATGACCTGGCCGCCCTGCCCCGGTTGATCGACGTGTATCTCCGGGGCACCGTCGGCGAGACATTGAACTAA